In Haemorhous mexicanus isolate bHaeMex1 chromosome 6, bHaeMex1.pri, whole genome shotgun sequence, a single window of DNA contains:
- the COMMD9 gene encoding COMM domain-containing protein 9, whose protein sequence is MAALRDGDFAALQILLKAPSKDAVRQLCQECFSSPPAALGPLAQRACPGLAVSAEEAEKLVSALHNLTRHVVYRGLTGAEDILCLFPENFHQNLKNLLTKIILENISSWRNEAQANQISLPRLVDMDWRVDIKTSSDSIVRMAVPTCLLQLKIQEDAALCGNNPVVSALTVELSKETLDTMLEGLGRIRDQLSAVANK, encoded by the exons ATGGCGGCGCTGCGGGATGGGGACTTCGCGGCACTTCAGATCCTGCTGAAG GCGCCGTCGAAGGACGCCGTGcggcagctgtgccaggagtgcTTCTCCAGCCCGCCCGCCGCGCTCGGCCCGCTGGCGCAGCGCGCCTGCCCCGGGCTCGCCGTCAGCGCCGAGGAAGCGGAGAAG CTGGTGTCTGCTTTGCACAACCTCACCAGGCACGTGGTCTACCGCGGCTTGACCGGGGCAGAAGACATCCTCTGTCTCTTCCCAGAAAACTTCCACCAAAATCTGAAAAACCTCTTGACTAAAATAATCTTGGAGAATAT CTCTTCTTGGAGAAATGAAGCACAAGCCAATCAGA TCTCCCTGCCTCGCCTGGTGGACATGGACTGGAGGGTGGACATCAAGACATCTTCAGACAGCATCGTAAGAATGGCAGTCCCTACCTGCCTGCTGCAGTTGAAG ATTCAGGAAGATGCTGCCTTATGTGGAAATAATCCCGTTGTTTCTGCACTGACCGTGGAACTGAGCAAAGAAACCCTGGACACTATGTTAGAAGGTCTGGGAAGGATTCGGGACCAACTTTCTGCCGTTGCAAACAAATGA